The sequence CTAACGCCAACAACTGAAAACCCCCTGTCTGATGTCTGGTGTCTCTTACGCGCATCGCGCCCGCACGGAAATCCTTGTACCGAGTGACCACCTCTCCGTTGTTTTTCCACAGTCTTGCTCGCCGTGTGCTCAGTCTCCTGGTCAGTTATTCCGATCATTTGAGATGTTTTGTCTTTGCTGCGTGCGGTACGAGGCTTCTGAGATCTTCCTTCATGTTGCTGTCAGCGGAACTGCGAGTCTCTGGACTCTGGCGTAAAGTCGGCGCCCTTCCGGTTGAATCCGCGTGCTGAGACAGTCTCTCCCCTCTCTAAcagtctttcttctcccttgAAAACTGCCTTCGCAAGATGTTTCAGAACGCCTTTCAGTCGGGGTTCATCTCCATTCTGTACAGCATTGGGTAAGTGTGCATCTCCATGgcacgccgctcgcctgAACCTTGCACTCCGCGAACGCTGCACAGTGGATAGACGGCCCAGACTGGCGCCTCTTCGCGAGTCGGGAACGATTCCGAGTATCCTCTCTCGGGACTGACTAATTCGGGTCGCGTTCGAAAGGAAGATCCCGCGGCAGGACACCGCCACAAAGAGCAGAGGGGGGCTGCCCACCCGCCACAGAGCTGGTTTCCACGGCAGAAACGGCTGCAACACGTGGCAGACTCGTGACCAAGAGCTCCAGCTCCATTGAGTGCTTCCTTTGTAGTATCGCTTGATTTCCCTTGGTCGGTTTTCTCCTCGGTAGCGGCTTCGGCTCTCAAAAATAGACTGACGAGGCGGGGTAGAGGCGCGGCAAGCCAGGCAAAGACACTTTCCCCGCTCCTCTGTTGAGACACTCCTACCTCGTGTACAGGGATTTTAGGGGCTCGCCGCATTcccagcgcccgcagcgttCTCCCCTCAGCTCATGCGGGCCGTATCCTCTGGAGTTTTCTCTGCCGGTACTTTGCCCCTGACGCACTGCGGCCGTCCTCGCTGTTTTATTTCCATCATTCTGTCCTCCAGAGGATTCCGagcgtcgcggagggcgactgGGTTGAAGGATGGTGGATTATTTCTGTTGGCGCCAGGACTGTGGCATCACGCCAATCCGCCCCAGTCCTGATTGGATGGCGCGGTTTATGCCAAATTCTTCCAGCGCACCCCTGTGTCGTGCCCATCGTTTCCGGGTTTCTGGATTCTCGGCTCAGTGACCCGCCCGCACATCCCGCCAGATAGCTCCTTTGGTGCTTTGAGAGCTTTATCAGGCTCTGTagcggagggagaaggagaccTGGGGGCGTCTCTGCGAAGAACAGTCTGGCCTCGTGCGCCTCTGCTTTGTgttttcgccgccgctggcaaCGCCGCAGAGCCGTTTGCGCTTCGCAGCCAGGCCTCTGGTTCGATTCTCGAGACGTGCAGGACTCTGGATTGCGCGGACTCTGGCTGAACGAGCCCAGCGGGGCTCCAGCGTTCGCCTGATTTGCGGTCGGGTAACATCAggctgcatgcagctcgaGATGTCTGGCGTTTCTGTGATGCGCTCAGCTCCAAGCCTTTGCAGGTATGGGATAAGCACGTCCGCAACGGACATATCAAGCGCCTCACAGACAAGGACATTCAAAGCTGCGTGCTGGAGGTGATGGGCACGAATGTGTCCACGACCTACATCGTCTGCCCAGCTGACCCCGAGCAAACCCTCGGCATCAAACTGCCAATCCTCGTTATGATTCTCAAAAACGTAAGCTtggctgcgtctccgccccgcgGGGTGTGTCGCGTGCCAGCAGAAGAGACGGAGCAAGCGTTTTCGTGTCTTCGAGAGAGCGTGTGCGGTCTGCGATACTCCGCCTGCGGGAGAGTCGCCCCACAGCGTGTATCGACGACCTGAGATGCGTGTCCTGCCCGCGCTTCCAGATGAAAAAGTACTTCACTTTCGAGGTTCAGATTCTCGATGACCAAAACATTCGACGCCGCTTTCGAGCCTCCAACTACCAGGTACGCCCCAGAGCCAGAGTCCATGGGCTgacgtggaggcgacgcatccacaggcgccgcgcggcgctcatCCCggtggggggggcggggggggggggggggggatgagggggggaggggcgagtGTCGGTCAGCTGCTGGCAGGTTTGCGGCTTGGGGTTCGAGAAGGAACGGGTCGTGGTCGCTTGGCCAGCGAGCGAGTCTTCTGGCGAACGGCCTCGGATGCCGAGGAGGGGACGCGCACACCAGGGCTTGTGAGTGTTTCTCAATAACTATCCGAGTGCTTGTCCGATAATTATACCAGTGCAGCACTCATTAAGACGTGTAGCATTCCCGCGCATGCTCACGAGTGCACTCCACTCGGGGGCCGTCGGTGATTTGTGGCGCCGTGTCTCGCTAGAGTCAGGGGAATGCCTTCCAGGGCGTCGGTGCTGAGTGGCTGATGACCAGAAGACTCGCCGGCTTTCAGGGTGGGCTCTAGTCCGCGACAACCGGAGTGGCGCCTCGACGGGTGGCTGTCTTAGAACCGAAATGACTGTGCCCTCGCTGTTGGCTAACTGTCCTTCTTTCTGGGGTCggctccctctctgcgcgtgtgcagagTACTACTCGCGTGAAGCCGTTTGTCTGCACCATGCCGATGCGCCTGGACGAAGGCTGGAACCAAATCCAGTTTAACCTCGCGGACTTCACTCGTCGGGCCTACGGGACGAACTACGTGGAGACGCTGCGCGTGCAGATACATGCAAACTGCAGAATTCGCCGAATTTACTTCAGCGACCGCCTGTATGGGGAGGAAGAGCTGCCTGCCGAGTTCAAGCTCTTCATGCCCTCGCAGAAGTCGCAGTAGTTCTCGGCAGGGGTCTGCGGTGGATAGAGGCGTCCACCCACCCTCAGCGCACACCGTTcacggcgtctccgctccgcgATCTCCCGATCACAAATAGCCCCTTTTTCaggcgttttctcttttcccCGCCTGACCCTGCGGGGTGCGAAGAGGCCTGTCTCTAGGAGAGGCAGTTGTTCGTTGGTTCGTCCAAAGAGACATTTCCAAGATACACTAGAATTCAGTGCTGGGTCTCAAGCCGCCGAATGCACCGCGAATAGGGGCCTTACCGGGCTACGTCGTGACGGGGGCACCGCCCATGGACAGCTGCGGCTGTCCTTAGCTCACATATCTTTCAAATGTGGGTCGTGGCTAGTCTGTCGAGTTTGCACCGTGGTCTCTCTCTTGTTTTTTGAATACACTTTTCAATCCGACCGGAGTGAAACGGCTTCGGAAGCTAACCCCGCGCGTCAGTGACCTGTGCGACAGTTTTTTGTGTGGGTCCAATGATGCTTTATGCAGTTGAACGgtcttttgttttttcttgtGAAAATGTTTGCATTgcaacgccgccgcgacagagTGTGTCcggccctccgccgcgtctgacGATTCCTCGTTTCTGCAGATGGCCACCACAAAAAAAAATGAAGGCTGTCTTCAGTTCGCAGCGTTTTCTGTCCCCGAGCTGTCTGAAATGCGAAAGGCCGTGTCTACACACTAAAACGCATATTTGGACGCGCCCTCGTTGGCGGAGACTCTTGGGAGGTCGCCGAAATAAAATGCACGTCCTCCTCATATCTGAAATAGGAACGAGACACCTGCAttctcgagggcgcgcgaaacGGAGAGACTTCAAACCTCAAGACACTCAGTTGACCAGACGGCACTCGATGGGCTTAGTGTTCAGGGTAGCTGCAGTTCACTGCCAGGCACTGTCTGTTTTTCTGAAGCCGCAGCGGGCCTGCATAAGTGAAAATTCATGTATTTTgcaagaggagacgaaaCGCAGTTGACCAGTCGCACGGGTTAGGCACTGCAAGCACGAGTAGGCTGCGTGGGCAGTCGATTGTGGCAGGAGGCGGACGTGCGTAGGTTTGaaggcgccgctctccggATCTCGCACAAAAGGGAAGGGGGGATGTGGTAAGGCCATAAGTGGCCGCGAACCGGCACCTTATGGTATGTGCAGACCACTATTCCTCCACCCGACCCCGCAGAACAGCCACCCAGTTCTGCTACTCGCCTGAAACAGCGAGCGGTTGCTCTGATGTTGAGTTACGGGGGCCAGATCACAACGAGAGCCAAATGCAGCACACAAAGTAAGATACCGTTATGATCTAGGTCTCTTCAGAGGGAGGCGCCAGCTCTCCTGCTTGCTCCTACCAAGGTGGGATCTTCCACGTGAAACATcaagcaggaggcgcgccacaGTTGGGTTTCTTTGAATCGGGGGAGGGGGATAGGACACCGCATGTTGCTGACTACCacaccccactggactgaCAGCTACAGGAGTTGGATTTCAATAccacggtaatcatgtttgcttggaagctgtagtcagTAGAACTGTTGATTTAGCATAAGCACCGAACTACTTTCGCGCGGCAGTGTGCACACATCCGCTTGCGgtctcggcgctgccgcacgaGTGACTTGCCGGAGCGCCAGCTGGTGTAAGAGGCAAAATCTGCTATCGTGAGGCACGGAGTGGAACGCCGTAGCAAACGACGCTGTCGCATGAACTGCCGGTAGAGGAACCAAAATGTGAGGTTGTGAGAAACGGACTGGGACTGTGTGGCGAATGACGTTGTGGCATGCACATCGCGCAGACTGCGAACGAGGTAGTTTATCCGGCGCAGTCACTTGGCTGCAAGACACCCCATCcactcgcggctcgcgcacCCCTGTTTTCCCGTCCATGATTCTGCGAGTTCCAACGCTCGAGAT is a genomic window of Besnoitia besnoiti strain Bb-Ger1 chromosome IV, whole genome shotgun sequence containing:
- a CDS encoding putative transcription factor IIB (encoded by transcript BESB_055720), with amino-acid sequence MFQNAFQSGFISILYSIGSKPLQVWDKHVRNGHIKRLTDKDIQSCVLEVMGTNVSTTYIVCPADPEQTLGIKLPILVMILKNMKKYFTFEVQILDDQNIRRRFRASNYQSTTRVKPFVCTMPMRLDEGWNQIQFNLADFTRRAYGTNYVETLRVQIHANCRIRRIYFSDRLYGEEELPAEFKLFMPSQKSQ